The stretch of DNA TGACCACTTTCGGCATTTTCGTAAGCCTCGTGTTCGAGACCGTGCGCTTTTTCGGCATGGTTTCGCCGTTGGATTTCCTCTTCGGGACTTTCTGGAACCCCGACCCGATGAGCAATCCCGAAAACCCGGATGGGTCGCGCTACGGGGCGATCCCGCTGTTCTGGGGGACGATCTTCATCGGCGCGATCATCGCCATGATCGTCGCGATCCCGCTTGGCCTGATGAGCGCGGTCTACCTCACACAATATGCCGACCGGCGGGTGCGATCGTGGGTCAAGCCCATGCTCGAAATCCTCGCGGGCGTGCCCACCGTGGTCTATGGCTATTTCGCCGCGCTGACGGTTGCGCCCGCCTTCCGCGATGCGGCAGTGGCGCTGGGCATGACCAATGCATCCACCGAAAGCGCGCTTGCCGCCGGCATCGTCATGGGCATCATGATCATCCCCTTCGTCTCCTCGATGGCTGACGATTCGATCGCCGCCGTGCCCGGCGCGATGCGCGACGGGAGCCTTGCGATGGGCGCGACCCAGTCGGAAACGATCAAGAAAGTGCTCTTCCCCGCCGCCCTGCCCGGCATCGTCGCGGGGGTGATGCTCGCGGTCAGCCGCGCGATCGGCGAGACGATGATCGTCGTCATGGCCGCCTCGACCGCGGCGAACCTTTCGGCCAACCCGTTCGACCGGATGACCACGGTCACGGTCCAGATCGTCAAAATGCTCACCGGCGAAGGCAGTTTCGACCACCCGGCGACGCTCAGCGCCTTCGCGCTTGGCTTCGTCCTGTTCCTGGTCACTCTCGCGCTCAACATCGTCGCCCTGCGCGTCGTCAAGCGGTTCCGCGAAGCCTATGAGTAGCACGCCCCTCAGCCCCGACATGGCGGCCATGCCCGCCAGCGAGCGTCCGACGCGCACCGCCGCCTTCGAAAAGCGGCTGGCGAAGCGTTACCGTGCCGAGCGCAATTTCAAGGCGCTCGGCATCGCCGCGATCGCCTTTTCGATTGCCGCGCTGGTGTTCCTCCTCGGCAATATGCTGGTGAACGGCATCCCCGGACTCCAGCGGGCCGAACTCGCGGTCGAGATCGATTTTGCCGAAGCCGGCGTGACCGGGGACGAGATTTCGCTGAAGGCGCCCTCGGCTATGCAGGTGCTCGAAATGCAGGGCTTGCCCGCAGTGGTCGAGGTCTATGCCGAACGCTCGCTCGGCGAGGAAGGCGCGCAGCAGGTCTACCAGGACGCCTGGCGCGACGTCGCCCGCGCGCTGACCGAGGACCCGGCACTGGTCTACGGCAAGACGACGATCTGGCTGCCCGCCTCCTCCGACCTTGCCTCCGGTCTCAACGATGAGGGATCGCCCGAAATGCAGGCTCTGGCCGACCGGCTCGAGGCCGAGGGCAAGCTTGCCAAGAACTGGGACTGGGGCTTTTTCGCCCGCTCGGACGCGACGAGCCCGCAGATGGCGGGCATCTGGGGCGCGCTAAAGGGTTCGGTGCTGACCATGCTGGTGACTTTCGCGCTGGCCTTTCCGATCGGGATTCTCGCCGCGCTCTACCTTGAGGAATACGCGCCCAAGAACCGCTGGACCGACCTGATCGAAGTGTCGATCAACAACCTCGCCGCGGTTCCCTCGATCATTTTCGGCCTGCTCGGCCTCGCGGTGTTCCTGACCGTGTTCCCGAACCTGCGCTCGACGCCGATCATCGGCGGGATGACGCTGGCGCTGATGACCATGCCCGTCATCGTCATTTCGGGCCGCAACGCGATCAAGGCGGTCCCGCCCTCGATCCGCGACGGGGCGCTCGCGGTGGGCGCATCGCCGGTGCAGGTCGTGTTCCACCACGTCCTGCCGCTCGCCCTGCCCGGAATGCTGACCGGCACGATCATCGGCATGGCCCGCGCGCTGGGCGAGACGGCGCCGCTGATCCTCATCGGGATGCGCGCCTTCGTCGCCACCCCGCCCGATGGCTTTACCGCGCCCGCCACGGTATTGCCGATGCAGATCTTCCTATGGTCGGACGAAATCGACCGCGGCTTCGTCGAGCGCACCAGCGCGACGATCATCATTCTCCTGCTGTTCCTCCTCGCGATGAACGGCATCGCCATCTACCTGCGCAACAGATTCGAGAAGACCTGGTGACTGTCATTCACGAGAACATGGAAGACGAAAGCGCCAAGATGAAGGCGCGGGGCGTCTCGGTCTATTACGGGGACAAGAAGGCGATCGACGACGTGTCGATCGACATCTCGCCCGATTACGTGACCGCCTTCA from Erythrobacter sp. encodes:
- the pstC gene encoding phosphate ABC transporter permease subunit PstC, coding for MSPITLILIAIGLGLAGWLAGRARAWAFQNADPGRRPVARPVYHAWYVALWIVLPLVAFIALWSAVAPYFVTQSVLASPAAANLPAFGFEREAWLAEARAVAKGNAPGVFNDGAEALIEPYREAISRYNLIGIAIALVIAFAGGAWSYLRVRPDFHARTRVERSVLGVLLLASLVAILTTFGIFVSLVFETVRFFGMVSPLDFLFGTFWNPDPMSNPENPDGSRYGAIPLFWGTIFIGAIIAMIVAIPLGLMSAVYLTQYADRRVRSWVKPMLEILAGVPTVVYGYFAALTVAPAFRDAAVALGMTNASTESALAAGIVMGIMIIPFVSSMADDSIAAVPGAMRDGSLAMGATQSETIKKVLFPAALPGIVAGVMLAVSRAIGETMIVVMAASTAANLSANPFDRMTTVTVQIVKMLTGEGSFDHPATLSAFALGFVLFLVTLALNIVALRVVKRFREAYE
- the pstA gene encoding phosphate ABC transporter permease PstA, translated to MSSTPLSPDMAAMPASERPTRTAAFEKRLAKRYRAERNFKALGIAAIAFSIAALVFLLGNMLVNGIPGLQRAELAVEIDFAEAGVTGDEISLKAPSAMQVLEMQGLPAVVEVYAERSLGEEGAQQVYQDAWRDVARALTEDPALVYGKTTIWLPASSDLASGLNDEGSPEMQALADRLEAEGKLAKNWDWGFFARSDATSPQMAGIWGALKGSVLTMLVTFALAFPIGILAALYLEEYAPKNRWTDLIEVSINNLAAVPSIIFGLLGLAVFLTVFPNLRSTPIIGGMTLALMTMPVIVISGRNAIKAVPPSIRDGALAVGASPVQVVFHHVLPLALPGMLTGTIIGMARALGETAPLILIGMRAFVATPPDGFTAPATVLPMQIFLWSDEIDRGFVERTSATIIILLLFLLAMNGIAIYLRNRFEKTW